One window of Phoenix dactylifera cultivar Barhee BC4 unplaced genomic scaffold, palm_55x_up_171113_PBpolish2nd_filt_p 000402F, whole genome shotgun sequence genomic DNA carries:
- the LOC120105939 gene encoding E3 ubiquitin-protein ligase At1g63170-like isoform X2 gives MTGEALESEVDRTDRHPLLMVITRGDVASSSFSHDGDHNDLGELHYEDGPSTSTQAQTSTSSSSLPNVSNSRNVSLIRRGDNHGRGHRNPLNSGLWISIEFIVNVSQIIAAIVVLSLSRHEHPQAPLFAWIIGYTLGCIATLPHLYWRYIHRNNQGSEQETAHSRQSSSRNNLAGSASYATIFFNQALEGENRHSAGAVFQFEQNLVISSPRLSELVDHYKVALYCFFAVWFVVGNIWIFGGHSSSSDAPILYRLCIAFLTFSCIGYAMPFILCAMICCCLPCIISVLGFQEDLGQTRGATTEAINALPTYKFKAKRNQIRGGVETNSENIYDGGTVASGTDKEQIISPEDAVCCICLANYADNDDLRELPCSHFFHLMCVDKWLKINALCPLCKSEVGDTVGSIFGAHFGRPHTDRRVGSGADATRSAI, from the exons ATGACTGGCGAAGCACTGGAAA GTGAAGTTGATCGAACCGACAGACATCCTCTgctgatggtgatcacaaggggTGATGTTGCTTCTTCATCGTTCTCtcatgatggtgatcacaatgATTTGGGTGAATTGCATTATGAAGATGGTCCTTCAACAAGCACACAAGCTCAAACTTCTACATCATCTTCATCTTTGCCCAATGTATCCAATTCTAGGAATGTTTCTTTAATCAGGAGAGGTGATAACCATGGTCGTGGGCACAGAAACCCGTTAAATTCTGGTTTATGGATTTCGATTGAGTTTATTGTGAATGTGAGCCAAATTATAGCAGCTATTGTTGTTCTTTCCTTGTCAAGGCATGAGCATCCGCAAGCTCCATTGTTTGCATGGATTATAGGCTATACTTTAGGATGTATTGCCACTCTACCTCATCTTTATTGGCGCTACATTCATCGTAACAATCAAGGCTCTGAACAAGAAACTGCACATTCACGTCAGAGTTCTTCTCGAAATAACCTTGCTGGGTCAGCTTCATACGCtaccattttttttaatcaagccTTGGAAGGAGAAAACCGCCATAGCGCCGGAGCAGTCTTTCAATTTGAACAAAACTTGGTAATTTCTAGTCCAAG GCTCAGTGAACTGGTTGACCATTACAAGGTGGCTTTGTATTGTTTTTTTGCTGTGTGGTTTGTtgttggcaatatttggatctTTGGTGGGCACTCATCTTCATCTGATGCTCCCATCTTGTACAG GTTATGTATAGCTTTCCTCACATTCAGTTGTATTGGGTATGCAATGCCATTTATCCTGTGTGCCATGATCTGCTGCTGTTTGCCTTGCATAATATCTGTTCTGGGCTTTCAAGAGGATTTGGGACAGACCAGAGGAGCTACCACTGAGGCAATTAATGCACTGCCAACCTATAAGTTTAAGGCAAAGAGAAACCAAATTAGAGGAGGGGTTGAAACTAATTCAGAGAACATATATGATGGTGGGACAGTTGCTTCTGGTACTGACAAGGAGCAAATTATTTCTCCTGAAGATGCT GTTTGCTGTATCTGCCTTGCAAATTATGCAGACAATGATGATCTCCGTGAGCTCCCTTGCTCTCACTTCTTCCACTTGATGTGTGTGGATAAATGGCTCAAAATCAATGCCCTTTGTCCCCTCTGCAAGTCTGAGGTAGGGGACACAGTAGGTTCAATCTTTGGTGCACACTTTGGCCGGCCACACACTGACAGGAGGGTGGGGAGTGGTGCAGATGCCACAAGATCTGCAATATAG
- the LOC120105939 gene encoding E3 ubiquitin-protein ligase At1g63170-like isoform X3, translating into MAVPFLEPQGEVDRTDRHPLLMVITRGDVASSSFSHDGDHNDLGELHYEDGPSTSTQAQTSTSSSSLPNVSNSRNVSLIRRGDNHGRGHRNPLNSGLWISIEFIVNVSQIIAAIVVLSLSRHEHPQAPLFAWIIGYTLGCIATLPHLYWRYIHRNNQGSEQETAHSRQSSSRNNLAGSASYATIFFNQALEGENRHSAGAVFQFEQNLVISSPRLSELVDHYKVALYCFFAVWFVVGNIWIFGGHSSSSDAPILYRLCIAFLTFSCIGYAMPFILCAMICCCLPCIISVLGFQEDLGQTRGATTEAINALPTYKFKAKRNQIRGGVETNSENIYDGGTVASGTDKEQIISPEDAILESK; encoded by the exons ATGGCTGTTCCTTTTCTTGAACCACAAGGTGAAGTTGATCGAACCGACAGACATCCTCTgctgatggtgatcacaaggggTGATGTTGCTTCTTCATCGTTCTCtcatgatggtgatcacaatgATTTGGGTGAATTGCATTATGAAGATGGTCCTTCAACAAGCACACAAGCTCAAACTTCTACATCATCTTCATCTTTGCCCAATGTATCCAATTCTAGGAATGTTTCTTTAATCAGGAGAGGTGATAACCATGGTCGTGGGCACAGAAACCCGTTAAATTCTGGTTTATGGATTTCGATTGAGTTTATTGTGAATGTGAGCCAAATTATAGCAGCTATTGTTGTTCTTTCCTTGTCAAGGCATGAGCATCCGCAAGCTCCATTGTTTGCATGGATTATAGGCTATACTTTAGGATGTATTGCCACTCTACCTCATCTTTATTGGCGCTACATTCATCGTAACAATCAAGGCTCTGAACAAGAAACTGCACATTCACGTCAGAGTTCTTCTCGAAATAACCTTGCTGGGTCAGCTTCATACGCtaccattttttttaatcaagccTTGGAAGGAGAAAACCGCCATAGCGCCGGAGCAGTCTTTCAATTTGAACAAAACTTGGTAATTTCTAGTCCAAG GCTCAGTGAACTGGTTGACCATTACAAGGTGGCTTTGTATTGTTTTTTTGCTGTGTGGTTTGTtgttggcaatatttggatctTTGGTGGGCACTCATCTTCATCTGATGCTCCCATCTTGTACAG GTTATGTATAGCTTTCCTCACATTCAGTTGTATTGGGTATGCAATGCCATTTATCCTGTGTGCCATGATCTGCTGCTGTTTGCCTTGCATAATATCTGTTCTGGGCTTTCAAGAGGATTTGGGACAGACCAGAGGAGCTACCACTGAGGCAATTAATGCACTGCCAACCTATAAGTTTAAGGCAAAGAGAAACCAAATTAGAGGAGGGGTTGAAACTAATTCAGAGAACATATATGATGGTGGGACAGTTGCTTCTGGTACTGACAAGGAGCAAATTATTTCTCCTGAAGATGCT ATTCTGGAGAGCAAGTAA
- the LOC120105939 gene encoding E3 ubiquitin-protein ligase At1g63170-like isoform X1, translated as MAVPFLEPQGEVDRTDRHPLLMVITRGDVASSSFSHDGDHNDLGELHYEDGPSTSTQAQTSTSSSSLPNVSNSRNVSLIRRGDNHGRGHRNPLNSGLWISIEFIVNVSQIIAAIVVLSLSRHEHPQAPLFAWIIGYTLGCIATLPHLYWRYIHRNNQGSEQETAHSRQSSSRNNLAGSASYATIFFNQALEGENRHSAGAVFQFEQNLVISSPRLSELVDHYKVALYCFFAVWFVVGNIWIFGGHSSSSDAPILYRLCIAFLTFSCIGYAMPFILCAMICCCLPCIISVLGFQEDLGQTRGATTEAINALPTYKFKAKRNQIRGGVETNSENIYDGGTVASGTDKEQIISPEDAVCCICLANYADNDDLRELPCSHFFHLMCVDKWLKINALCPLCKSEVGDTVGSIFGAHFGRPHTDRRVGSGADATRSAI; from the exons ATGGCTGTTCCTTTTCTTGAACCACAAGGTGAAGTTGATCGAACCGACAGACATCCTCTgctgatggtgatcacaaggggTGATGTTGCTTCTTCATCGTTCTCtcatgatggtgatcacaatgATTTGGGTGAATTGCATTATGAAGATGGTCCTTCAACAAGCACACAAGCTCAAACTTCTACATCATCTTCATCTTTGCCCAATGTATCCAATTCTAGGAATGTTTCTTTAATCAGGAGAGGTGATAACCATGGTCGTGGGCACAGAAACCCGTTAAATTCTGGTTTATGGATTTCGATTGAGTTTATTGTGAATGTGAGCCAAATTATAGCAGCTATTGTTGTTCTTTCCTTGTCAAGGCATGAGCATCCGCAAGCTCCATTGTTTGCATGGATTATAGGCTATACTTTAGGATGTATTGCCACTCTACCTCATCTTTATTGGCGCTACATTCATCGTAACAATCAAGGCTCTGAACAAGAAACTGCACATTCACGTCAGAGTTCTTCTCGAAATAACCTTGCTGGGTCAGCTTCATACGCtaccattttttttaatcaagccTTGGAAGGAGAAAACCGCCATAGCGCCGGAGCAGTCTTTCAATTTGAACAAAACTTGGTAATTTCTAGTCCAAG GCTCAGTGAACTGGTTGACCATTACAAGGTGGCTTTGTATTGTTTTTTTGCTGTGTGGTTTGTtgttggcaatatttggatctTTGGTGGGCACTCATCTTCATCTGATGCTCCCATCTTGTACAG GTTATGTATAGCTTTCCTCACATTCAGTTGTATTGGGTATGCAATGCCATTTATCCTGTGTGCCATGATCTGCTGCTGTTTGCCTTGCATAATATCTGTTCTGGGCTTTCAAGAGGATTTGGGACAGACCAGAGGAGCTACCACTGAGGCAATTAATGCACTGCCAACCTATAAGTTTAAGGCAAAGAGAAACCAAATTAGAGGAGGGGTTGAAACTAATTCAGAGAACATATATGATGGTGGGACAGTTGCTTCTGGTACTGACAAGGAGCAAATTATTTCTCCTGAAGATGCT GTTTGCTGTATCTGCCTTGCAAATTATGCAGACAATGATGATCTCCGTGAGCTCCCTTGCTCTCACTTCTTCCACTTGATGTGTGTGGATAAATGGCTCAAAATCAATGCCCTTTGTCCCCTCTGCAAGTCTGAGGTAGGGGACACAGTAGGTTCAATCTTTGGTGCACACTTTGGCCGGCCACACACTGACAGGAGGGTGGGGAGTGGTGCAGATGCCACAAGATCTGCAATATAG
- the LOC120105938 gene encoding protein FAR1-RELATED SEQUENCE 11-like — translation MTKTSLRNNGCLTQRRQCPCGDEQCYIRIEGDEEDNTSVEPTVPADPNLIHAAANTSEVASVDTPPYVGQSFRTDDEAQEFYTNFARRNGFAIRRERSKGNPSHPLGVYKRELVCHRAGVSLPRKTAELKRQRNKKSSRCKCEAQMIIKKNVSKGVTRWVVVHFSNVHNHELLDSDEVRHLPAYRNISSVDRERILFFAKAGFTVNLIMRALEMEKGLKPGQLTFTERDLRNFLQASKNINRENEGAELVKACKATKEKNPDFRYEFTLDMNDRLEHIAWSYPDSIRAYKVFGDVVVFDTTYHLYAYDRPFGVWFGVDNYGNTIFFGAVLLQDEKPASFAWALQSFVHLMDEKVPQTIVTDLDMGLREAMINVLPNTKQAFSTWHIMSKLPSWFSTLLGSRYERFVSEFHRVYALESENDFVHQWGQMINEFGLGSDRHVAILSYHREYWALPFLRGWFFGGLLTTGFALSIKAFFKGFLISQTRLKDFVEQVMVAIDLQNQAGEEATMRQNYQNVQIKTCMPIEEHASSVLTPYAFEVFQKELVSSTQFAVYETQGDTYLVRHHLKTDGGHLVSCIPTNEEIHCSCKEFDFSGIMCRHSLRVLSLKNCFMLPDKYLLIRWRRESSLFPKSSGYKYRSQALRSLASIIIQESSLTKDRFDYVQWHMSKLLTHVRDMPTVDEGASDLEPVSSLDATVDVTPVRSRGRPKKLRAAIDIPKEMQALQEPQALPEMQVLSETRDLSETQALSETQALS, via the exons ATGACCAAAACTTCATTGAGAAACAATGGTTGCCTCACTCAAAGGCGGCAGTGCCCATGTGGGGATGAACAATGTTATATTAGAATtgagggagatgaagaagaCAACACTTCGGTGGAACCTACGGTGCCAGCGGATCCAAACCTTATACATGCAGCAGCCAATACTTCTGAGGTTGCTTCAGTTGACACCCCTCCATATGTAGGGCAATCTTTCCGCACTGATGATGAGGCCCAAGAATTTTATACCAACTTTGCCCGGAGGAATGGTTTTGCAATAAGGCGAGAGCGCTCCAAGGGGAACCCATCTCATCCATTGGGAGTTTATAAACGGGAACTTGTGTGTCATCGTGCTGGTGTATCGCTGCCTAGGAAGACAGCAGAACTCAAACGCCAGAGAAATAAGAAATCATCACGTTGCAAATGCGAGGCGCAGATGATTATTAAGAAGAATGTCTCAAAGGGTGTAACTCGGTGGGTTGTTGTTCATTTCAGTAATGTGCATAACCATGAATTGTTGGATAGTGATGAAGTACGACATCTACCTGCTTATCGGAATATATCGTCGGTCGACCGTGAGCGTATCTTATTTTTTGCAAAGGCAGGTTTCACTGTGAATCTTATAATGAGGGCTCTTGAAATGGAGAAGGGACTGAAACCAGGTCAGTTGACATTCACGGAGAGGGATCTGAGAAATTTCCTTCAGGCCTCCAAGAACATTAATCGAGAAAATGAAGGAGCAGAACTTGTTAAAGCTTGCAAGGCTACGAAAGAGAAAAACCCAGATTTTCGTTATGAATTTACACTGGACATGAATGATAGGCTTGAGCATATTGCCTGGTCATATCCTGACTCTATTCGCGCATACAAGGTGTTTGGAGATGTTGTGGTATTTGacacaacatatcatttgtatGCATATGACAGGCCTTTTGGAGTGTGGTTTGGTGTGGACAACTATGGAAACACAATATTTTTCGGAGCTGTTCTACTGCAAGATGAAAAGCCGGCATCATTTGCATGGGCATTGCAG TCATTTGTTCATCTTATGGATGAGAAGGTCCCGCAGACGATTGTTACAGATCTAGACatgggacttagagaagctATGATAAACGTGCTGCCAAACACAAAGCAAGCATTCTCTACATGGCATATCATGTCTAAGTTACCAAGCTGGTTTTCTACATTACTTGGTTCTCGATATGAGAGGTTTGTGTCCGAGTTTCATAGAGTATATGCTCTGGAGAGTGAGAATGATTTTGTGCACCAGTGGGGTCAGATGATTAATGAGTTTGGACTAGGTTCAGATAGACATGTAGCTATACTTTCATATCATCGGGAATATTGGGCGTTACCATTTCTCCGAGGCTGGTTTTTTGGGGGATTACTGACAACTGGTTTTGCTTTGTCAATCAAGGCATTCTTTAAAGGGTTTTTGATCTCGCAAACACGTCTTAAGGATTTTGTTGAACAG GTAATGGTTGCAATTGATTTACAAAATCAAGCAGGGGAGGAAGCAACAATGCGACAAAACTATCAAAATGTCCAAATCAAAACATGCATGCCCATTGAAGAACATGCATCAAGTGTTCTGACACCTTATGCATTTGAAGTGTTTCAAAAAGAGCTCGTGTCATCTACACAATTTGCAGTTTACGAAACACAAGGAGACACTTATCTCGTTCGCCACCACTTGAAGACTGATGGAGGACACCTAGTGAGCTGCATTCCAACAAACGAAGAGATACATTGCAGCTGCAAAGAGTTCGACTTTTCTGGAATAATGTGCAGACACTCTCTTCGAGTGCTTTCGTTGAAGAACTGTTTCATGCTTCCAGATAAATATCTGTTGATTCGATGGCGTCGTGAAAGCTCATTGTTTCCTAAGAGCAGTGGTTATAAGTATCGGTCCCAAGCTCTGCGTTCGCTTGCTTCAATCATAATACAAGAATCATCATTAACGAAAGATCGTTTTGATTATGTACAGTGGCATATGAGCAAGCTTCTTACTCATGTGAGGGACATGCCAACAGTTGATGAAGGTGCCTCAGATTTGGAGCCAGTCTCATCGTTGGATGCGACGGTGGATGTCACTCCTGTACGATCTAGGGGAAGGCCCAAAAAATTAAGAGCTGCCATTGACATCCCAAAGGAGATGCAAGCATTGCAGGAACCACAAGCATTGCCTGAAATGCAAGTATTATCAGAAACACGAGATTTATCAGAAACACAAGCATTGTCAGAAACACAAGCATTGTCATAG